A single genomic interval of uncultured Sphaerochaeta sp. harbors:
- a CDS encoding S24 family peptidase: protein MKSQEIESKEVKTVSTPNYFIATKKSFVAEEIPDGGLSIPIITQKLSAGPGQPWTQDDIIDGERLPIISRFIKPWNKDRVFAAEVRGDSMSGIQMFDGDMVIFVRGEVEGDGIYVITVDDEVYVKRVAFNPFDRKVTIKSENDRYDPITVDADRITLVGKVIGWLHHHPY, encoded by the coding sequence ATGAAGAGTCAAGAAATAGAGTCAAAAGAGGTTAAAACCGTATCTACGCCGAATTATTTTATAGCTACAAAGAAGTCTTTTGTTGCTGAGGAAATTCCCGATGGTGGTCTCTCTATTCCCATCATCACCCAGAAGCTTTCCGCAGGACCTGGGCAACCATGGACCCAGGATGACATCATAGATGGAGAAAGGCTTCCCATCATCAGTAGATTCATCAAGCCCTGGAACAAGGACAGGGTATTTGCCGCTGAGGTCCGAGGGGACAGCATGAGTGGGATTCAGATGTTCGATGGTGATATGGTCATTTTTGTTCGAGGGGAAGTGGAGGGTGATGGAATCTATGTAATCACGGTTGACGACGAGGTGTATGTGAAGCGGGTTGCTTTCAATCCCTTTGACAGGAAGGTCACCATAAAGAGCGAGAATGATCGGTATGACCCTATCACTGTGGATGCAGACAGGATAACATTGGTTGGTAAAGTGATTGGATGGCTGCATCACCATCCTTATTGA
- a CDS encoding helix-turn-helix transcriptional regulator — MMKGYIHTFIVLRLSKMKLSQSKLAEQCGVSVTMVNLILTGRKKSAPVQAKIAAILGFPDWKMLEASAKTITPLLDVIYNRPTYGEEAVG; from the coding sequence ATGATGAAAGGATACATCCACACATTCATTGTCCTTCGTCTTAGCAAGATGAAACTGAGTCAATCAAAGCTTGCAGAGCAATGCGGAGTATCAGTGACCATGGTCAACCTGATACTGACAGGAAGGAAAAAATCAGCTCCTGTCCAGGCAAAGATCGCAGCGATCCTAGGCTTCCCGGATTGGAAGATGCTTGAGGCATCGGCAAAAACCATTACTCCATTGCTCGATGTCATATACAACCGCCCAACCTATGGAGAGGAGGCAGTCGGATGA
- a CDS encoding AAA family ATPase, with protein MISLKRGIEKSGLSMNKVADSLGVSASQLSLVASHNYSGWQQREIELIESMVSHGLLRKEDADLEPSGNTSTGNFRVDPYRFITTQNVIAIDTLAKDLLDPTTTLNASIGVVMGHAGYGKTTAIQHFCSINERAIYVLYVEGYTLNMLMQQIVHEFNAVPNRTFAKNMETIKTATCVYRRLIVIDEADRLPIKYLESLRGLNEVCGVPIMLVGEHTLATKMTSLPRLESRVRSKPVIFSPLSPFDVGVFYKDAVGIDLGGDEKMKTLLLKRCRGDFRIMVNDAHRIVSAMNASGITELTKEVTLAVK; from the coding sequence ATGATTAGTTTGAAGCGTGGGATTGAGAAATCGGGATTGAGCATGAACAAGGTTGCAGATAGCTTAGGAGTATCTGCAAGTCAATTGAGCCTCGTTGCATCTCACAATTACTCAGGATGGCAGCAACGAGAGATCGAATTAATCGAGTCGATGGTCTCCCATGGACTTCTCAGGAAAGAGGATGCTGACCTGGAGCCATCGGGTAACACATCAACTGGAAACTTTAGGGTTGATCCATATCGGTTCATTACTACACAGAACGTCATCGCCATCGACACCCTTGCTAAGGATTTGCTGGATCCCACGACAACCTTGAATGCCTCGATCGGTGTGGTGATGGGTCACGCTGGATACGGGAAGACCACTGCAATCCAGCACTTCTGCAGCATCAATGAACGAGCAATCTATGTTCTCTATGTTGAGGGATATACGCTCAACATGCTGATGCAACAGATTGTGCATGAGTTCAATGCAGTTCCAAACCGTACGTTCGCCAAAAATATGGAGACGATCAAGACTGCTACTTGTGTATACCGTCGTTTGATTGTCATCGATGAGGCTGACAGGCTTCCCATCAAATATCTTGAATCTCTGCGTGGGCTGAATGAGGTCTGCGGCGTCCCAATCATGCTCGTAGGGGAACACACCCTAGCCACCAAGATGACTTCGCTCCCCCGCCTGGAGTCACGAGTCAGAAGCAAGCCAGTAATTTTCTCACCGCTTTCTCCGTTTGATGTGGGTGTGTTTTACAAGGATGCAGTCGGAATTGACCTTGGAGGCGATGAGAAGATGAAGACATTGCTGCTTAAGCGTTGCCGTGGAGATTTCAGAATCATGGTCAACGACGCTCATCGGATCGTATCAGCAATGAATGCATCAGGAATCACAGAACTGACAAAGGAGGTCACCCTTGCTGTTAAGTAA
- a CDS encoding DUF3168 domain-containing protein, with amino-acid sequence MLHEKDFLGWLRNNQQMKALFGSRIFWKLAPKKTAMPFMVLQDINARGFREIDAACPRMQLDCYSDNEFAVVELAEAVEKELFGKAFVYGTTSFSSMLAERAMVLRMEDGSFKVPVDIKLSCRRDA; translated from the coding sequence ATGTTGCATGAGAAAGATTTCCTGGGATGGCTCAGGAACAACCAACAGATGAAGGCCTTGTTCGGTAGCCGGATTTTCTGGAAGCTGGCGCCCAAGAAAACTGCTATGCCGTTCATGGTGTTGCAAGACATCAATGCCAGGGGATTCCGGGAGATTGATGCAGCCTGCCCGAGGATGCAGTTGGACTGCTACTCGGACAACGAGTTCGCTGTGGTAGAGCTTGCTGAGGCGGTAGAGAAGGAACTCTTTGGCAAGGCATTTGTATATGGCACTACTTCGTTCAGCTCAATGTTGGCTGAACGGGCAATGGTCTTAAGAATGGAAGACGGGAGCTTCAAGGTTCCGGTCGATATCAAACTATCCTGTAGGAGGGACGCATGA
- a CDS encoding phage minor head protein: MARNLFRSLYGTTQIDLAKMLDAGELEIVTRYGEVLQECREKLKRIYARYAKDGKLDNATMSKANRLTSLQDDIERILRTKVPAVSEYVGKLTGEMYEASFYRHAYAIDQAGGMSLNWGLVPEAAVEQAVKGSYDMFAKSKLLSMPQKQAIAAIRKDISTAVTRGDSYTLLAKRIANHIGVDMKRVKAVYGNRGMAAWSMTVARTEGQRVIVEGQDAAYRKAAELGCDLEMIWDATLDGRTRPEHGALDGQARDEEKGGWEVPGIGLVTAPLHSGVASFDINCRCRMRAQLKGYPPKERRTRGDGIRPWISYSDWLEEQKFKRR; the protein is encoded by the coding sequence ATGGCTCGTAACTTGTTCCGCAGCCTGTATGGCACCACGCAAATCGATTTGGCAAAGATGTTGGATGCGGGTGAACTGGAGATTGTCACCAGGTATGGGGAGGTCCTCCAGGAATGCAGGGAGAAGCTCAAGCGCATTTATGCCAGGTACGCGAAAGACGGGAAGCTTGACAACGCCACCATGAGCAAGGCCAACCGTCTGACCAGCCTACAGGATGACATCGAGCGCATCCTCAGGACCAAGGTGCCGGCGGTGAGCGAATATGTCGGAAAACTTACAGGTGAAATGTATGAGGCATCCTTCTATCGTCATGCCTATGCCATTGACCAGGCCGGGGGAATGTCCCTCAACTGGGGGTTGGTTCCCGAGGCTGCAGTGGAGCAGGCTGTGAAAGGAAGCTATGACATGTTCGCAAAGAGCAAGCTGCTATCCATGCCCCAGAAGCAGGCGATTGCCGCCATCCGCAAGGACATCAGTACAGCTGTAACCAGAGGGGACAGCTATACGTTGCTTGCCAAAAGAATCGCCAATCATATCGGGGTGGATATGAAAAGGGTGAAGGCTGTCTATGGAAACCGTGGGATGGCTGCATGGTCGATGACGGTTGCTAGGACGGAAGGCCAGCGGGTGATCGTGGAAGGGCAGGATGCTGCATACCGAAAGGCAGCCGAGCTGGGATGTGACTTGGAGATGATCTGGGACGCAACGCTGGATGGAAGGACTAGACCTGAGCATGGGGCTCTGGACGGCCAAGCCAGGGATGAGGAGAAGGGCGGATGGGAAGTTCCGGGAATCGGACTTGTCACAGCTCCGCTGCATTCAGGAGTCGCCTCCTTCGATATCAACTGTAGGTGTCGTATGCGGGCTCAACTCAAGGGCTATCCACCCAAGGAACGCAGAACCAGGGGCGATGGTATCAGACCATGGATCAGTTATTCCGATTGGTTGGAAGAGCAGAAATTCAAGAGGCGCTAA
- a CDS encoding phage protein Gp27 family protein translates to MGRRSKADQLGLIDEIVRLHDEEHMTNEQIADYLQKAGHDISREAVRRCYAGAERKAEKYKLAAESARSIVTAVKGTNVELAEAANSMVANMFYDRILSMQDLEFEDDSDFFKAMAPVMNNQVKLAQFRLSFERGVENTKAAVYDALAKELGQSNPDLLDGLKKAIAGLKVKDK, encoded by the coding sequence ATGGGACGCAGAAGCAAGGCCGACCAACTGGGACTCATCGATGAGATTGTCCGCCTCCATGATGAGGAACACATGACCAATGAGCAGATTGCCGATTATCTGCAGAAGGCGGGTCACGATATCAGCCGTGAGGCAGTCAGGCGTTGCTATGCCGGTGCTGAGCGCAAGGCGGAGAAGTACAAGCTGGCTGCAGAGTCGGCACGATCGATTGTCACCGCGGTCAAAGGTACGAACGTAGAGCTAGCCGAAGCTGCAAACTCGATGGTGGCAAACATGTTCTACGACAGGATTCTTTCCATGCAGGACCTTGAGTTCGAGGATGACTCCGATTTTTTCAAGGCCATGGCTCCTGTGATGAACAACCAGGTGAAGCTGGCCCAATTCAGGCTGTCCTTTGAGCGCGGGGTGGAGAACACCAAGGCAGCCGTCTATGACGCACTTGCAAAGGAACTGGGACAGAGCAATCCCGACTTGCTCGATGGTCTTAAGAAAGCGATTGCTGGATTGAAGGTAAAGGATAAATGA
- a CDS encoding phage protein GemA/Gp16 family protein, producing the protein MSRSTLITRIHLAKQKARVCHDCGKFFFGKECTCGSKFSNPMRDCKYRELLMELTGESSCTAMTDEQLRKVDQLFDRAGFSKAYPYNPPPERREKYAVIRQIERRAKAVLGKGWENRVSGFCKATIGKTELHRLTGKELRKVIGWINRLDKKQKSEGAANEKGN; encoded by the coding sequence ATGAGTAGAAGCACCTTGATTACCAGAATTCATCTTGCAAAGCAGAAAGCACGTGTCTGCCATGACTGTGGAAAATTTTTCTTTGGAAAGGAATGTACTTGTGGAAGCAAATTCTCTAATCCCATGAGGGATTGCAAATATAGGGAATTACTCATGGAACTTACAGGAGAAAGCTCGTGTACGGCGATGACGGATGAACAACTTCGGAAGGTTGATCAACTGTTTGACCGTGCAGGATTCTCCAAGGCTTATCCATACAATCCACCACCGGAGCGCCGAGAGAAATATGCAGTCATCCGACAGATTGAAAGGCGGGCGAAAGCTGTTCTGGGAAAAGGATGGGAAAATCGTGTTTCGGGATTCTGCAAGGCAACAATAGGAAAAACCGAACTACATCGCCTTACAGGCAAAGAGTTGCGCAAGGTAATCGGATGGATCAACCGATTGGATAAAAAACAGAAAAGCGAAGGAGCAGCAAATGAAAAAGGAAATTGA
- the terL gene encoding phage terminase large subunit — translation MKTALEELMERNPILAHAAEDQRLAAEREARKNRAEKDFTFFCEYYLPQYFFCKAAEYQKILYDVIQNRELTEAQASRLREIVPEDFQSTFRAAKNLRGIIDVEPRGHGKSTRMTFAFPLWQLLFKKSKFIIIVGASSDDAQLQMENIRLAIEENDRIIDDFGNLQGTTWNKKLLSLSNGTAVTARGKGGSLRGLRKKENRPDLVIVDDTFKDNEADSSIIRDKVSRWFNRTIQPLGTEALIIVVNTITNEDDLPSRLLTDIKEGRKEKWIGLRFSAEIPGKDAGQGTPLWPERYSWEDLKTLQSDLGSLAYAQEYLSRPLSDEERIFKAAWIVRVKASDIPDSLSMYEGIDPATGAHDMSAVVDLGRNKMDKTYYVVSSHGKKESTETFTARLIDRYKLFRYRRAYMESVAFQAIYKKNVIEKAEEQNIHLPLRGRNPGRGSKAQRLMYISPMVENGIIVFGPGNEDLIDQLVGFPAAGYDDLCDALYYAVLAAEGRGGGGTSALSLKKNRNRNIKKELNL, via the coding sequence ATGAAAACAGCACTTGAGGAGTTGATGGAAAGGAACCCGATCCTTGCACATGCTGCAGAGGACCAGAGGCTTGCAGCGGAACGGGAAGCCAGGAAGAATAGGGCAGAGAAGGACTTCACTTTCTTCTGCGAGTATTATCTTCCCCAATACTTTTTCTGCAAGGCTGCCGAGTACCAGAAAATCCTCTATGATGTCATCCAGAATCGCGAGCTCACCGAGGCCCAGGCTTCAAGGCTGCGCGAGATTGTGCCGGAGGACTTCCAGTCCACTTTCCGTGCCGCCAAGAACCTGCGTGGAATCATTGATGTGGAACCGCGTGGCCATGGTAAATCAACACGCATGACATTTGCATTCCCGCTGTGGCAACTTCTTTTCAAGAAGTCCAAGTTCATTATCATTGTAGGTGCCAGCAGTGATGATGCCCAATTGCAGATGGAGAACATCCGTCTTGCAATCGAGGAGAATGACCGAATAATCGATGATTTCGGCAACCTCCAGGGGACAACCTGGAACAAGAAGCTGCTCTCACTTTCAAACGGTACAGCGGTTACAGCCAGGGGCAAGGGTGGCTCGCTCAGGGGCCTGCGTAAGAAGGAGAACAGGCCTGACCTGGTAATCGTCGATGATACCTTCAAGGACAACGAGGCAGACAGCAGCATCATCCGGGACAAGGTCTCTCGCTGGTTCAACCGTACCATACAGCCTCTTGGAACCGAGGCGTTGATCATCGTGGTCAACACGATCACCAATGAGGATGATCTCCCCTCAAGGTTGCTCACAGATATCAAGGAAGGGCGAAAGGAAAAATGGATAGGACTGAGATTCTCTGCAGAGATCCCGGGCAAGGATGCTGGGCAAGGCACACCGCTTTGGCCCGAGCGCTACAGCTGGGAAGATCTCAAGACATTGCAGTCAGATCTTGGTTCCCTGGCATATGCCCAGGAATATCTGTCCAGGCCTCTCTCGGATGAGGAGCGTATATTCAAGGCAGCATGGATCGTAAGGGTAAAGGCTTCTGATATCCCGGATAGTCTTTCCATGTATGAAGGAATCGACCCGGCAACCGGTGCTCATGATATGAGCGCCGTGGTGGATCTTGGACGCAACAAGATGGACAAGACATACTACGTTGTCTCGAGTCATGGCAAGAAGGAATCCACTGAGACCTTCACTGCAAGGCTCATCGACCGCTACAAACTGTTCCGCTATCGCAGGGCCTATATGGAGAGCGTTGCCTTCCAGGCAATCTACAAGAAGAACGTCATCGAGAAAGCAGAGGAACAAAACATACACCTACCGCTACGGGGACGCAACCCGGGGCGTGGAAGCAAGGCGCAGCGTCTCATGTACATCAGCCCGATGGTGGAGAATGGGATTATTGTCTTTGGCCCCGGCAATGAGGATCTGATCGACCAACTGGTGGGATTCCCCGCGGCCGGCTACGACGACCTTTGTGATGCTCTCTATTATGCTGTGCTTGCTGCCGAGGGTCGGGGTGGTGGTGGCACCAGCGCCCTCTCCCTGAAGAAGAACCGGAATCGAAATATCAAGAAGGAGCTCAACCTATGA
- a CDS encoding transposase domain-containing protein, translating to MSDGWITVKAIAKALGKSTRTVQLKIKKDMNIKSRMKDGRSLEIYIGSLPSDWQMKIRATSPVVVANRSAVTAMVPSAKTLDASDAPATVANIGAALTDAQRKRLMISAMIKDCPPTLTKTQWIAKVARINGVSISTVRRIENEVAVHGTVQVIRKSGRNTKWDAAAIEYLKSFYLQAMSEIGTCSKSAAWKACQKEAEKKGWSIGSRSSAYTILDDIHHLLVEKAMGGRRALDNYFYIARDLSLLAPFQVVVGDQHIFDYWVADYNTGRIWRPECYLWLDMKTRLIYGIAFAENHYNATTVRDALRFGLYRFGRPDCTYNDNGSSECSKAITSMVDDLLRDGINTKDVTDLYRAPDGTYVIADEDENKVIDLASSAEEWKAKHRRIYANVKNAKTKPIERFFRTLESMLDDKMLPGRCATPGAAAAVDEVERARLEKQKEKCELLSFEQFMTVVVQVLAEYEETKHSTLKMSPRHRLEIDEAEGFKLKKYEPKELYRIELITADRKKAKIQRGRVLVNGIWYQGEELSASGSDLLDTGLWSHDGEYVEVRYSKYTGLCYAIVKGEARKLEPVKKIEMLDEVSMVEAMCDKNRQIRAVTEVFNAITKSIGSVKYTATEDETSQDQAPISPEKESTEEKEFRKALPFLPLHHTSWERYQWCLDIIIAGCPLSEKDKNWARNYRESSEYEEYLEFWTNYELRIKEEIL from the coding sequence ATGAGTGACGGATGGATAACAGTAAAAGCCATTGCCAAAGCCTTGGGAAAAAGCACAAGAACGGTACAGCTGAAAATCAAGAAAGACATGAACATCAAGTCACGCATGAAGGATGGGAGAAGTCTTGAAATCTACATTGGATCCCTTCCTTCTGATTGGCAGATGAAGATCAGGGCAACATCCCCGGTTGTTGTGGCTAATCGCTCGGCCGTAACGGCTATGGTGCCTTCTGCGAAAACTCTTGATGCATCTGATGCCCCTGCAACAGTTGCCAATATCGGAGCTGCTCTCACCGATGCACAGCGCAAGCGCCTGATGATCTCCGCAATGATCAAGGACTGCCCTCCCACTCTCACCAAGACACAGTGGATTGCGAAGGTTGCCAGGATAAACGGGGTGAGTATTTCTACTGTCAGGCGGATTGAAAATGAAGTAGCAGTCCATGGAACAGTACAGGTGATCCGGAAATCTGGAAGGAACACCAAGTGGGATGCTGCAGCCATCGAATATCTGAAATCGTTCTACCTGCAGGCAATGTCAGAAATTGGGACTTGCTCCAAATCTGCAGCATGGAAGGCCTGTCAGAAAGAAGCAGAGAAGAAAGGGTGGTCGATAGGCAGCAGATCGAGCGCCTATACAATCCTGGATGATATCCATCACCTCCTTGTTGAAAAGGCTATGGGTGGACGCAGGGCATTGGACAATTACTTCTATATCGCCCGAGACCTTTCCTTGCTTGCTCCATTCCAGGTAGTGGTAGGTGATCAGCACATTTTTGACTATTGGGTTGCAGACTACAATACAGGACGCATATGGAGGCCGGAGTGTTACCTGTGGCTGGATATGAAAACAAGGCTTATCTATGGAATCGCCTTTGCCGAAAACCATTACAACGCCACCACCGTCCGTGATGCGCTCAGGTTCGGTCTCTATCGGTTCGGTCGTCCGGATTGCACCTACAACGACAACGGCAGCAGCGAGTGCAGCAAGGCCATTACATCGATGGTTGATGATCTCCTGCGCGATGGAATCAATACCAAGGATGTAACGGATCTTTACCGAGCTCCAGATGGTACCTATGTGATCGCCGACGAGGATGAGAACAAGGTCATTGATCTCGCTTCTTCTGCTGAAGAATGGAAAGCCAAGCATCGCAGGATTTACGCAAATGTAAAGAATGCAAAAACCAAGCCTATTGAACGTTTCTTCAGAACCCTTGAGTCGATGCTTGATGACAAGATGTTGCCTGGACGATGTGCCACTCCAGGGGCTGCTGCAGCTGTCGACGAGGTTGAACGCGCAAGACTCGAAAAACAGAAAGAAAAGTGCGAGCTCCTGTCCTTTGAACAGTTCATGACAGTGGTTGTGCAAGTCCTGGCTGAGTACGAGGAAACCAAGCACTCGACCTTGAAGATGTCCCCACGGCATCGGCTTGAGATTGATGAGGCTGAAGGGTTCAAGCTGAAGAAATATGAACCAAAGGAACTGTACCGAATCGAGTTGATTACTGCAGATCGCAAGAAAGCAAAAATCCAACGAGGAAGGGTATTGGTCAACGGAATATGGTATCAGGGAGAAGAGCTCTCAGCCTCTGGTTCTGATTTGCTTGATACGGGCCTGTGGAGCCATGACGGTGAATATGTTGAAGTCAGGTACTCAAAGTATACAGGACTCTGCTATGCAATCGTAAAGGGTGAGGCAAGGAAGCTCGAGCCGGTCAAGAAGATTGAGATGTTGGATGAAGTCAGCATGGTGGAAGCCATGTGCGACAAGAACCGACAGATCAGGGCTGTCACTGAAGTCTTCAATGCAATAACCAAGTCAATCGGATCTGTGAAGTACACAGCTACTGAGGATGAAACTTCACAGGACCAAGCCCCGATATCCCCGGAAAAAGAATCAACCGAAGAGAAAGAATTTCGTAAAGCACTACCCTTTCTGCCTCTCCATCACACGAGCTGGGAGAGATACCAATGGTGTCTTGACATTATCATCGCTGGGTGCCCGCTTTCAGAGAAAGATAAGAACTGGGCACGTAATTACAGGGAATCTTCCGAGTACGAGGAGTATTTGGAATTTTGGACAAATTATGAGCTAAGAATCAAGGAGGAAATCTTATGA
- a CDS encoding DUF3164 family protein → MKKEIDGKTYYKNSKGNLVPEDLIKPYDLIKDQTVNLAFSKVMDLRHQMIETKAEVMAMIAELQQVLADQYQITLGGKKENLMVSSFDGAVRIVVAMNEYQSFDEKIHIAKQVIDSCIERWAEGTNANLKVIIDQAFAINQSGHMDIRSIVNLRRLNIDDEEWKKAMDIISDSLQTVVSKQYFRVYRRDSEGKYLMVNLDLASMQ, encoded by the coding sequence ATGAAAAAGGAAATTGATGGCAAGACCTATTATAAGAACAGCAAGGGGAACCTCGTTCCTGAGGACCTTATCAAGCCATACGACCTGATAAAAGACCAGACTGTCAATCTGGCATTCAGCAAGGTCATGGACCTTAGGCATCAAATGATAGAGACGAAGGCAGAGGTTATGGCCATGATAGCCGAACTACAACAGGTTCTTGCTGATCAATACCAGATCACCCTGGGGGGGAAGAAAGAGAACCTGATGGTCAGCTCCTTCGATGGGGCTGTAAGGATCGTCGTTGCAATGAATGAGTACCAATCTTTCGATGAGAAAATCCACATTGCAAAGCAGGTGATCGACAGCTGCATTGAGCGCTGGGCAGAAGGTACCAACGCCAACCTCAAGGTAATCATCGACCAGGCGTTCGCCATCAACCAATCGGGACATATGGATATTCGCAGCATCGTTAATCTCCGGAGGCTGAACATTGATGATGAGGAATGGAAGAAAGCGATGGACATCATTTCTGACAGCCTCCAGACGGTTGTGTCCAAGCAATATTTCAGGGTCTACAGGCGGGATAGTGAAGGCAAATATTTGATGGTCAATCTTGATCTGGCAAGTATGCAATAG
- a CDS encoding phage portal protein codes for MIPIYTLQFEDRLTESQILRAIAAKEMWNTELKMLEDYYNARNRTILQQDRNHKVAVPFGRKLIKNVLGFMFKEGCITYKYPDGDPRLAEKMKPIFDDNDEQTENIRLAREQALYGSAFECLFVDNPNAEPQFYRVPASQMIPVYLPSIKPRMAACINFYTINDTHRHVDVYYKDRIEKFTRTTGGLGIPTVTTHFFGEVPVLEYRNNEEGLGDIEIVLGLIDAHDEILSNGLDEDGKFSDALLLLKNAVLDDEQLDKIREKRILDDLPEDADASYLTKPNVYDGREKLRAKVEDLIYSMSGIPNLSDRDALAQQSGEALKYLYATFEVMVAGDKQSGFTDGLQKRLRLICNYLNWLEGKSLAVNQLSSDTLPYKADQISVKWKRNLPAESTTTINNAVNASPFISQRTVLEQMQQAGIVDDIAEEEKRLIEDQDKNMKKNLDLAMSGYGS; via the coding sequence ATGATACCAATCTACACGCTGCAGTTCGAAGACCGGCTTACAGAGTCACAAATCTTGAGGGCGATTGCAGCCAAGGAAATGTGGAATACCGAGTTGAAGATGCTTGAGGATTATTACAATGCCAGGAATCGTACGATCCTGCAGCAGGACCGCAACCACAAGGTAGCAGTCCCGTTCGGTAGGAAGTTGATCAAGAATGTATTGGGATTCATGTTCAAGGAAGGCTGCATAACCTATAAGTACCCGGATGGTGACCCGAGGCTTGCAGAGAAGATGAAACCCATCTTCGATGACAATGATGAACAGACCGAGAACATCCGCCTTGCCAGGGAGCAGGCCCTGTATGGATCGGCCTTCGAATGTCTTTTCGTGGATAATCCCAATGCAGAACCCCAGTTCTACCGGGTACCGGCGAGCCAGATGATTCCCGTCTACCTTCCTTCCATCAAACCAAGAATGGCAGCATGCATCAACTTCTATACAATCAATGATACACATCGTCATGTCGATGTGTACTACAAGGACCGTATCGAGAAGTTCACCAGGACAACCGGTGGACTTGGCATCCCTACAGTGACAACCCACTTTTTCGGTGAAGTGCCAGTGCTGGAATACCGAAACAACGAGGAAGGACTCGGGGATATCGAGATAGTCCTGGGCCTTATCGATGCCCATGACGAAATCCTTTCCAACGGCCTTGATGAGGATGGAAAGTTCAGCGACGCCTTGCTGCTCTTGAAGAACGCAGTCCTGGATGACGAACAGCTGGACAAGATCAGGGAGAAGCGCATCCTGGATGATCTGCCTGAGGATGCAGATGCAAGCTATCTGACAAAACCTAACGTATATGATGGGCGGGAAAAACTGAGGGCGAAGGTTGAGGACCTGATCTACAGCATGAGCGGAATTCCGAATCTTTCAGATAGGGATGCCTTGGCCCAACAGTCCGGGGAAGCCCTCAAGTATCTGTATGCAACCTTCGAGGTCATGGTTGCTGGGGATAAGCAGAGCGGCTTTACAGACGGATTGCAGAAGCGCCTTCGCCTGATCTGCAACTATCTGAATTGGCTGGAGGGCAAGAGTCTGGCGGTGAATCAACTTTCCAGCGATACCCTGCCTTACAAGGCTGACCAGATCTCGGTCAAGTGGAAGCGCAACCTTCCGGCTGAATCAACCACAACCATAAACAATGCTGTCAACGCTTCGCCTTTCATAAGCCAGAGAACTGTGCTTGAACAGATGCAGCAGGCGGGTATCGTCGATGATATTGCAGAGGAAGAGAAGCGGTTGATCGAAGACCAGGACAAAAACATGAAGAAAAATCTTGACTTGGCAATGAGTGGGTATGGCTCGTAA
- a CDS encoding HK97-gp10 family putative phage morphogenesis protein — protein MSKVKFIDNSKKVKADVLKQRDIALVEAAVVVQSECIARCPVDTGRLRGSIGYITGSGLRAGGDGTLQGSPAAGEAVVGTNVEYAAHVEYGTRFTEAQAFMRTGFDASRKEVDGIFKRRLRAEAE, from the coding sequence ATGAGCAAAGTGAAATTCATCGATAATTCAAAAAAGGTTAAGGCTGATGTGCTCAAGCAACGTGACATCGCTCTGGTAGAGGCAGCAGTTGTTGTCCAAAGTGAATGTATTGCCAGATGCCCGGTTGATACTGGACGCCTTCGTGGATCCATTGGATACATTACAGGCTCCGGACTTAGGGCAGGGGGAGACGGAACCTTGCAAGGATCTCCTGCTGCTGGTGAAGCGGTAGTCGGGACCAATGTCGAGTATGCAGCCCATGTTGAATACGGGACCAGGTTCACTGAGGCACAAGCATTCATGCGCACCGGTTTCGATGCATCCAGGAAAGAAGTGGATGGCATATTCAAGCGACGCTTGAGAGCGGAGGCCGAATGA